AGCGCGCGTCCCATGGCGAGCATCTGCTGCTCGCCGCCGGAGAGCGTGCCGGCCACCTGACGGCGGCGTTCCTTCAGGCGCGGGAAGAGCGCGAAGACTTTTTCCAGATCGGCGGCGAGGCTCTGCGCGCCGGCGGCATGGCGCGTGTAGGCGCCCATTTCCAGATTTTCCTGCACCGACATGTGCAGAAAGACGCGGCGCCCCTCGGGGACCTGCGCCAGGCCGAGCTCGACCACCTTGTAGGGCGGCACTTTCGCCAGTCGGCGGCCGAAGAAAGAGACGCCGCCCGTGCGCGGCAGCAGGCCGGAGATGGCGTTCAGCGTCGTGGATTTGCCGGCGCCGTTGGCGCCGATCAGCGTGACGATCTCGCCCTGAAAGACTTCGAAGGAAATGCCCTTGATGGCGTGGATGCTGCCGTAAAAAACGTGAACATCGTCAACTTTGAGGATTGGATCGGCCATGGTTAGCCCTCCTTCTGCCGGCCGAGGTAGGCCTCGATGACGGCGGGGTCGCTCTGGATGTCCGCCGGCGCGCCCTTGGCGATGACGCGCCCGAAGTTGAGCACGCAGATGCCCTCGCACAGGTTCATGACCAGATTCATGTCGTGTTCGATGAGCATGATGGCGATCGGGAACATCTCGTGCACGCGGCGGATGCTGTCGATCAGCTCGCGCGTTTCCGAGGGATTCATGCCTGCCGCCGGCTCGTCGAGCAGCAACAGCGACGGGTAGGTGGCGAGAGCGCGCACGATCTCGAGGCGGCGCTGCGCGCCGTAGGGCAGCGAACCGGCCTTGACGTCGGCCAGACCCTGCATGTCGAAGATGGACAGCAGCTTGAGAGCGCGGCGATGGGCGGCCAGTTCCTGGCGGCGGTAGCGCGGCAGGCGCAGGATCGCGCCGAACAGGCCGTAGTGGATGTCGTTGGTCATGGCGACTTTGACGTTGTCGGCGACGCTGAGGTTCTTGAAAAGTCGGATGTTCTGGAACGTGCGGGCGATGCCGAGGCGGTTGGCCTGCGCCGGCGTCATGCCGACGGTATCCTGCCCGTCGAGCAGCACGGTGCCCGTGGTGGGGTGGTAGACTTTGGTGAGCAGGTTGAAGACCGTCGTCTTGCCGGCGCCGTTGGGACCGATCAGCCCGGCGATCTCCGTGCGACCGATGGTGAGGTTGAAGTTCTCGACGATCTTCAGACCGCCGATCGTCAGTCCGAGATTGACGCACTCCAGGATCGGGGCGCGTCCGGCGTCGCGCTCGGGAACCAGCGCGCGCGAGGGGACGGGAACGAGTTTAGTGGCCATGGAGGGCTTCCTCCTTTGAGGCGCGGCCGAAAAGTTTCAGCCGCGCGAAGAAATTCCTCACGGCCGCGTTGTTGGAGCCCAGCATGATGGCGATCAGCAGCACCGCGTAGATCAGCATGCGGTAATCGCGGAACTCGCGCAGCTTTTCCGGCAGGATCGTCAGCGCCGCGGCGGCGACGATGGAGCCGAGCATGTTGCCCTGGCCGCCCAAAACAACGAAGACGAGGATCAGGATCGAAGTGTTGAAGTCGAACTTGTTGGCGACGATCGTGGAGTAGTTCATGGCGAACAGGCAGCCGGCCGCGCCCGCCAGCGCCGCGGAAACGACGAAGGCGGTCATCTTGTACCTGGTGACGTCGATGCCGACGCTCTCGGCGGCGATACGGTCGTCGCGGACGGCCTGGAAGGCGCGCCCCATACGGCTGTTGATGAGATTGTAGACGACGACCAGCGCGATCATCACCAGCGCGAAGCCGGCGCCGAACGTGGCGATCTTGCGGATGCCGCCGACGCCCATCGGGCCGCCGACGATCAAACGGCCGCCGGGCAGCAGCCCCGTTGTGTCGGCCAGCATGCTGAAGTGCAGCCCCGCCTTGTCGACGCCCATGTAAAAGTTGTTCAGCACGCTTTTGATGATCTCGCCGAACGCCAGCGTGACGATGGCCAGGTAATCGCCCTTGAGCCGCAGCACGGGAATGCCGATCAAAAAACCGGCCAGCGCCGCGAACGCCGCCCCCGCCGCCATGGAAACGGACAGACGCAGGGGCGCAAAGGGGACGAGATCTTGCAGCAAGATGGCGCAGGCGACGCCCGTGAACGCGCCCACGGACATGAAGCCGGCGTGCCCCAGCGACAGCTCGCCGAGCACGCCCACCACCAGATTCAGCGCTACGGCCATGACCATGTAGGCGCAGATCGGCACCAGCATCCCCCTCATGGACGAACTGAGCGTCCGCGTCGAGATCATGGTCTGGAGAACGACGTAGGCCAGCGCCACCAGCGCGTACGTGCCGTAAACGCGGCGGGCTTCGGGTCTTTTGAGGTTGATCAGACGTTTCACGGCTACACCTTTTCCTGCATCTGACGGCCCAGCAGTCCCGCGGGCTTGACCAGCAGTACCACGATCAGCACGGCGAAGACCACGGCGTCGGAGAGCTGCGTGGAGATGTATGCCTTGGCGAAGATCTCGATCACGCCCAGCAGCAGCCCGCCCAGAAAAGCGCCGGGAATGGAGCCGATGCCGCCGAAAACGGCCGCCGTGAACGCCTTGATGCCCGGCAGCGAACCCGTCGTCGGCATCAGCGTCGGATAGGCCGAGCACAGCAGCGCGCCGGCTGCGGCCGCCAGCCCGGAACCGATGGCGAACGTCAGCGAAATGGTGGCGTTGACGTTGATGCCCATCAGCAGCGCCGCGCCCTTGTCTTCCGAACAGGCGCGCATCGCCTTGCCCATGCGCGTGCGTCCGACGAACCACGACAGCGCCGTCATGATCGCCAGACAGGAGACGATCGTCACAATCGTCACGTGAGAGATGGAAAGCCGGCCGCCGAACAGTTTGACCGCGCCGTGCCCGACCACCGAGGGGAACACCTTGGGATTCGACGTCCACAGCAGCAGCGCCGTGTTCTGCAAAAAGTAACTGACGCCGATGGCCGTGATCAGCACCGCCAGCGACGGGGCCTGGCGCAGCGGCTTGTAGGCCAGCTTTTCCACGACGATGCCCAGCAGCGTGCAGACCGCCATGGCCAGAACAACGCCGGCGATCGCCGGCAGGTGGAAGCGAAACACGGCGTAGAAACAGACATAGGCGCCGACCATGATCACGTCGCCGTGAGCGAAGTTGAGCATCTTGGCGATGCCGTAGACCATGGTGTAGCCCAGCGCGATGATTGCGTAGATGCTGCCCAGGCCGACGCCGCTGATAAAGAAGTTCAGAAAGGTCATGAGTTCACCTCGAAAGATCTCGCAAAAAAGTGGAAAAGCGGCGAACGGCGGGATGGAGCCGTTCGGAAGAGAAAAGCGAGAGCGTCGCCGAAAGGACCGGTCAGGCCGGCCTTCCGGCGACGCTCTTAGGCGAGGCGGAACGGCGCGCCGTTCGCTTGCGCCCGTGAAACTTAATCGAGCCCGACGTAAGCGCCGTTTCTGATGATCATGCCCTTGGGATCCTTGGAGATCTCGCCGTTGGCCTTCCACGTCATGTTGCCGCCCGTCAGTCCGTTGAACGTCATCGTCGTGAACTGCCCGATCATCAGCTCGCAGAGCTTCTCGGCGTTCATGTCGGGCGCGGCCTTGGCGTTTTCGAGCGCCTGTTTGTAAGCGTAAACGCAGTCGTACGCGTCGGCGGCGAACTGATTGGGAACTTCGCCGAAACGCTTCCGATACTCGGCCACGAAAGCGGCCGTGCGCTCGTCCGTGGAATCTGCGTTGAACGGCGTCAGCAACATGACGCCTTCGGCCAGATCCTTGTTGAAGCCTTCCATGGTCAGGATGCCGTCCATGCCGTCCACGCCGAACCACTTGGGCGCAAAGTTCATGGCCGCCGCCTGAGCGAGGATCAGCGAGGCGTGCTGATAGTACATGGGCAGGAAGACCAGCTCCGCGCCGGACTTCTGGGCGTCGGCCAGCTGCACCGAGAAGTCGGTGTCGTTGCCGTCGGCGAACGTGGTGTCGCTGACCACTTCGAGGCCGGCTTCGGCCGCCTTGGTCGCGAATGTGTCATGAATGCCCTTGGAGTACACGTCGTCGTTCTTCCAGATCACGGCGACTTTCCTGGCCAAAGCTTTGCCGGCGATGTACTGTGCGGAGGCGGAGCCCTGATTGGGATCGACGAAGCACATCTGGAACACGTTGTCCTTGCCGGCGGTCACGGCGACGGCCGAAGCGGAAGGAGTGAGCGCGAAGATGCGGTCGGCGAAGTTCTCGGCGGCCGTCGCCTCGCAGGGTTTGGACGTGACCGAGCCGAGCGAGAGCTGCATGCCCCAGTCCTTGAGGGCGTTGTAGGCGTTGACGGCCTTTTCGGCGTCGTGCGTGTCGTCCTCGTAATTCAGCTCAAACCGAATGCCGCCGGCCGCGTTGATCTCGTCGACGGCGATCTGCGCGCCGTTCTTGGCGGCATTGCCGTAAATGGCGGCGCCTCCCGTCAGCGGAGCCGTGCCGCCCAGCTTGAAGGCGTCGGCGCCGAAGGCGCAGCCAGCCATCATGGAGGCGGCGAAAACGAAAGCGAATACGAATACATCCTTTTTCATCGTGTAAAACATCCTTTCAGCGAGAATTTGCAGAGCATGCGCTTTCAGGCAGGTCTGCCGACGCGAAGGCGCGCGGTCCGCTCTGGCGAAGGAACGCCATGCCTTTTCGCGTTTATGAAAATGAATTATATGAGCGGCTCAGCGAAAAGTAAACTGTCGACGCCTTTAAAATAAGTAATATTGCAATTATTGCGTTAATTCAAGCCTAAAGTTTAGACGGCAAATAATAAAATAATCAGAATATTTATTCTTGAGTTGTTGAACGGCGGCGAGCAAAAAAAACGAGGACTGGCCGAAAAGATCGGTCAGCCCTCGTTTTATCGAATAGATTTTAGGCAGCCGGGAACCGGTGTCAGCGGTTTTCGGCGGCGTTTCCGCGGCGCGGGTGGCGCGCGAGAAAGTCGCGGATCAGCCAACCGGCCACGGTGAGCGTGCCGGGGATATTGTCGGGGATCTCCTCGGGGGCGAACCAGCGGGCCTCGCCGATCTCCACGCCGTCGGGGCGGAGCTCGCCGCTCTTCCAGCGGGCGCGGCAGGCCAGCATCAGCGAGCGGGGAAACGGCCAGTACTGGCTGTACAGATACTGGATGCTGTCCCGGTCCACTTCGACGTTCACTTCCTCGCGCACCTCGCGGACGACGGCGTCTTCGATCGACTCGCCGACTTCGAGAAATCCCGCCAGCACGCTGAAACGGTTGAATCTGTTCCGCCGGTTCATGGCCAGCAGTAGCTTGCCGTCGCGCTCGACGGCCACGATCATGGCCGGGCAGATGACGGGAAAGAGCGTGTGCCCGCAGCTGGGGCACTTCATGGCGTGCTGCTCGCCGGGCGCGGGCTCCATCTTCGCGCCGCAGCAGCCGCAATAGCGGGCCTGACGATGCCAGTCGGCCAGGCCCCAGGCGGCGCTCATGGCCTGAAAGTCTTCCCTGCCGAACTGCTCGCCGAAGGAGCGGCGGCTGACGGCGCTCCAGCCCTCGGGGAGTTTTGCGTCCGCTTCGACGCGTCCCCAGACGCAGCCAGCGGGACCGAGACTGCCGAAGGGCCCCGAGTCGCTCAACGGCAACCGCCCCGCCTCGGCGGCGCCGGGCAGGCGCCCCTGAAAGAGCAGGACCGAATCGCCCTGAAAAAGTACGGCCGTGTTTTCGTCAAGCATTCAGAGCGCCTCCGGCTTTCGCGGCCCGAATGGACATGACGCGGGGCGCGCCGGGCGTAACGCGTTTTTCTTCCATGAAGAATCAGCCTCCCTGCATTCCAAAGAAGATTTTTAAGAGTTCAGGCGCCGAGAACGGCCCTTCCGGCCACAAGTCCGCTGGCCGCCGCCTGGATGATGCCGCGGCTGACGCCGGCCCCGTCGCCGGCCATGTACAGATGTTTGACGTTGGGCACGGCGAGGTTGTTTCCCAGCTCGAGACGCAGCGAATAGAGCTTGATCTCCACGCCGTAGAGCAGCGTGTCGTTCTGGTTGACGCCGGGCATGATCACGTTCAGCGCGTCGAGGAACTCGACGATGTCGGTCATGTGGCGGTGGGGCAGCACGAGGCTGAGGTCGCCGGGGACGGCGGGACCGGTCTGCTCGATCATGCCGCGGGCGATGCGGTCGGGCGTGGAGCGGCGACCGTCGCGCAGGTCGCCGAGGCGCTGCACCAGCAATCCGCCGCCGGCCAGCATGTTGGCGAGGCGGGCGATGTGCGTGGCGTAGCCGATCGGGTCGGTGAACGGGCGCGTGAAATTCTTGGTGACGAGCACGGCGAAGTTGGTGTTGTGCGACTTGGTGTTCTTGAGACTGTGCCCGTTGACGGTGACGAGGCCGTGCGTGCGGTTGAACTCGGAGACCACGAAGCCCGACGGGTTCATGCAGAAAGTGCGCACGCGGTCGTCGAACGTGGGCGTGTTGTAGAGACATTTGACTTCGTAAAAGTCGCGGGTCAGCTCTTCGCAGGCGCTGTCGGGCACTTCGACGCGCACGCCGATGTCCACCGGCATCGAGGCGATCGGCAGCTTCAGTCGTCTGACGATCCCCTCCAGCCACGAAGCGCCGTCGCGTCCCGGCGCGACGATGACGTCGGCGGCTCGGTGTTCCGTGCCGTCGCTCGTGACCACGCCGACGGCGGCGCCGTTTTCGACAAGGATGTCCTGTACGAAGGTGTTCATGAGGATGTCGCATTTGTCGCGCAGGGAGCGGTACATGGCGTCGAGCACCTCGCGCGAGGCGTCGGTGCCGATGTGGCGGATCCTGGCCGGCAGCACCTTGATGCCTTTCGAGGCGGCCCGGCGGATCGTGTCGTGCACGTTCTGCCCGCTCGGCTCGTAAAGATGGGGATCGGCGCCGTCGGCGACGAAACGGTCGTCCACGGCTTTCATCAGGCGCTCCAGCTCCGCCGTGCCGACGTACTCTTCGAGGTTGCCGCCGTAGCCGGTCGTGATCGTCAGCTTGCCGTCGGAAGCCGACCCCGCGCCGCCCCAGCCGGACACCACCGCGCAGGACGGGCAGTTGACGCAGCGGTCGGCTTGCCCCGCCATGATCGGGCAGATTCGTTCCCTGATCAGCCGCCCCTTGTCGACGATCAGCACTCTTTTGCCGGCGCCGGCCAGTTCCTGCGCCGCGAAAATCCCCGCCGGCCCCGCGCCGACGATGATCGCATCGTAGTTCATGATTCTTCCCCCAAGTTCTTTTTGGGAACGTTTGATTTTACCGTTCGAGATCTTGATGAATTATAGCATGCCGGGAAAAACAAAAATGTCGGCGCGGAAAAAGCGGTGCGCTCTCGTCGAACTGCCCTGGGCGAGAAACTCTTCGATCCTGACGCCGAGAGGATTCAGGCGAAAATGTTCCACGTGGAACAATATAAACGGCCGCGCGACGATGAAAAAATCCATCGTCGCGCGGCCGTTTGCCGTCAGTGCCCGGTCTGTTACAGGTCGCGGCGGTCCACTTCCACGCGGTTCAGTTCGGGGATGCGGATAATCCGCGTGGCCACGCGCTCGGCCAGCGAAGGATTGTGCGTGATGGCGACGAGTCCCATGCGATGGCGCTCGGCGTAGTTCAGCACGAAGTTCCAGATGTGCGCCTGATTGAGCGCGTCGAGCATGGTGGTCATCTCGTCGGCGATCAGCAGGCGCGTCTCGGGGCGCATCACGCGGGCGACGCAGAAGCGCTGCAGTTCGCCGCCGGACAGCTCGACGGGCCAGCGGTCGTACCAGATGGAACGGATGCCCATTTCGTTCAGCACCTCGCCGTCCAACGGCCCCGCTTCGTACAGAGATCTTTCCATCTTCCAGCGCGGGTTGAGCGCTTTTTCAGGATGCTGATAGACGAGCTGCACGGGGCAGTAGCCTCTCGCCGGCAGCGGCGCGCCGTTCCACAGCACTGCGCCGCTGCCGGGACGCTCGTAGCCGGCCATCACCTTGGCCAGCGTGCTCTTGCCGTAGCCGCTGGGGCCGAGAATGGCGACGCGCTCGCCTTCCGCCACGGAGAGGCTGACGTCCTTCAAAATCCACGGACCGCTGCCGTAGCGGAAAGAAATTTTTTTCACCTCAAGCATGGCAGCCGCACCTCATTCCCCGTTCGTCCACGTCCCAGGTCGCGCCGCTGGAACCGCACGCCGCGCAGCGGTCGAGGCGAAAGCCGTTCTGCGGCAGCGCCCGGAACAGCGCGCGGCTGTACGGGTGCTTCAGCCCTTCTCCGTCGCCGCTGAAAGAGCTGACGGCCGCCGTCTCCACGACGCGTCCGTCGTAAAAGATCGAGATCGCGTCGGCGACGTGCAGCGCCAGGTCGATGTCGTGCGTGATCAGCAGCACCGCCTTGCCGTGATCGGCCATGACGCGGAAGTCTTTGAGCGCCTCCAGCGCGATCTCCAAATCGAGCCCCGGCGTCGGCTCGTCGGCGATGATCAGTTCGGCGTCGGCCACGTAGGCCGTGGAGAGCAGCACGCGCCGCGCCATGCCGCCCGAAAGCTGGAATGGATAGAGTTTTTCCACGCCCGGCTTCAGACCGAAATGGGCGAACGCTTCGCGCATCTTCGCACACCGTCCCCTGCCCGGGACGCCGCAGACTTGGGGACCGACGCGCATCAGCGGGTCGAGAAACGCCACCGACTGGGGGATGAAGGCGATCTCGCGCCCGCGCAGCCGCGCTTTCGTTTCCGCCGTCATCGCTTCGCCGCGGTAGAACATCTCGCCGCCGGTGCGCGCGTTGCCGGGCAGAATGCCCATCACCGCGTGCGCCAGCAGGCTTTTGCCGGAACCGCTGGAACCGACCACGGCGAGAATCTCGCCCGCGCTCAGCGTCACGCTCAGATCGGCGATGGCCTGGAACGTCACTTTCTCCAGCCGCGCGTCGTAGCTCTCGAAACCGACCGACAGGTGGCGCACGTCAAGCAGGATGTGCTTGTCTTCGTTCATGAGGGCCTCCTATTCGCGGGCGCTGTGCGGGTCGATCAGTACCCGCAGATAGTCGCCGACGCCGTCGAAAAGCTGCGTCACCAGCAGCAGCGCGACTCCGGGGAAGAACGCCGGCCACCACATCCCCGCCGCCAGATACTTCATCGATTCCGAGAGGATCACGCCCATGGCCGGCGTGTCCAGCGGCAGACCGTAGCCGAGGAAGGTGATGCCCGCTTCGTGCAGGATCGCGTGCGGAAACAGCAGGATCAGACCCACCACGTACTGCGGGAAGACGTGCGGGACGATGTGCCGTACGGCGATGTGCAGCGGCCCTTTGCCCAGCCTGCGGGCCACCTGCACGTACTGGGCCGAACGGATCTGCATGACCTCGGCGCGAATCAGTCGCGTCAGGTTGGGCCAGTGCGTCACCGCCACGCCCGTGATGACGCCGGCCGCGCCGCCGCCCATGGCGATGGAAATCAGAATGAGCAGGATCAGGTGCGGCACGCCCATGCACAGATCGACGAGATAGTTGACCACGGCGTCCACCGTGCCGCCGAAGATCGCCGACAGACTGCCGAGGACCAGTGCGATCACCGAACTGATCGCCGCCGACAGCAGGCCGATACGGATGCTCAGCGACAGCCCCGCGACCGTGCGGTAGAACATGTCTCGCCCGAGATTGTCCGTGCCGAACAGATGCGCCAGCGACGGCGCCAGGCGGCGGGCCGAATAGTTTGCCTCGAAACTTTCCGGCGGCAGCAGCAGCCCCCAGACGAATACGCCCGACAGGATCAGCGTTCCCGTGCCGATCATCAGCAGCGTTTTGCGGCGGCGATTCAGCCAGGCCCTCGCCGGTTTTGCGCAGGCAAGCTCAGACACTGGAGCGCCCTCCCTCGCGGATCTGCGGGTCGACGAAGCCGTAAATGAGGTTGGCCGCGAGGTTGCCGGCGAACACGAAAAGGACGCTGAACAACGCGATTCCCATCAGCAGCGGCGCGTCGGCGTGAAGCCCCGCCTCGACGGCGGTGGCGCCAAGCCCTGGATAGGAGAAAACTTTCTCCGCCAGCACCGAGCCGCCGAACAGTTCGCTCACCGAAGCGCACTGCAGCGTCACCGCCGGCAGGGCGATGTTGCGCAGGCCGTGGCGGCGGATGATCTGGCCGAGCGTCTCGCCGCGGGCGCGGGCGAAGACGACGTACTCGCTCTCGAGCACGTCGATCAGCTTCTGCCGCGTGTGCAGCGCGATGTTGGCCACGCCTGTGATGGACAATGTCAGCGCCGGCAGGACGAGGTGATGGAGCCGTTCGCCCCAGGTGACCTCCGAGGCGAGGCGCCCGATCGGAATGGAGAGTCCCAGCGGGAACCAGCGCAGCTCGACGGCGAAGACCACCAGCACCAGCAGACCGATCCAGAACGTCGGCGTCGACGCCAGCACGAGGCTGAACGTCCTGACGATCTTATCGAGCCAGCTGTCGCGATACGTGCCGGCGGCGACGCCAAGAACGAGCCCCAGCGCGCCGGAGAGCGTCCATGCCGTGCCCATCAGCAGCAGCGAGGCCTTGAAACGCTCGCGCAGCACCGACGCAACCGGCTGATGCAGCGACACCGACCTGCCCAAATCGCCGTGAAGCGCGCGTTTTGCCCAGATCACATAGCGCTGGAGCGGCGGCTTGTCCAAATCCCATTGTTCTTCGATGTGGGCCCGCTGTTCGTCGGAGACGTTGATCTCGCCCAGAAAGGCGTCGACGGCGTTCATCGGCGAGGCGGTGACCAGAAAGAAACTGAGCATCGAAGCGGATGCAAGCAAGAGCAGCATTCGCGTCAGCGAGCCGCTCAGATATTTCAGAAGGCTTTTATTCACGGGAACGGGAGCTCCTTCCTTTGTCCTGTGTCGAAAAAACGAAAGCATGGCTGAATTCCGCCTTTCGGCAGAACTTCATGAAAAGCCTCAGTCGTCCCAGGACCACTCGTTCATGTTCTCGACGACCGAAAGTCCCTGATTGCGTACGGGGATCTTATTCAGCGGGGGGAGGCGTAGCCCCTTGCGGACGAGATAATTGTTCCGGGGACGGCTGATGTACAGAAACGGCACGTCCGCGGCGGCACGGGCCTCGGCCTTGCTCCAGAACGCGCTGGCCGTGTTCTGGTCCGTGGCGCGCATCGCCTGGTCGATGAGCGCGTCGACGTCGGGATTGCTGTAGGACGACGGATTGTTGATGACGGCCTTGTTGATGTTGGAGGAATGGTAATACAGTCTGAAGTCCATGGGGCTGGGAGCGCCGACGCTCCAACACGTAGGGACCGCGCGGGCTTTTCGGCATTCCGCCCAGGGCGCCGATCTGGCGATGATGCGGATGCCGAGAGCTTTGGCGTTATCAGCCAGCGCCACCACCGTATTGTAGCGATCCAGATCGTTGCTGCGGCCGGTGACGGTGAACTCGGCCTTGACGCCGTTTTTCTCGCGGATGCCGTCTCCGTCGGTATCTTTCCAGCCGGCGTCTTCGAGGAGCTTTTTGGCTTCTTCGACGCGATTGTCCTCAAAATCGATATGAGCCGCCCAAGGAAGCGTGTCGCTGCCAATCGAGCAGGCCGGCGTGCCCATGCCGTTCAGAGCGCGTTCCACCAGCTGCCGGCGGTTGATGCCGATATCCAGCGCCTTGCGGATCGCGGGGTCGCACGTCACGTTGTTGCCCGTCTTGCTTCCGTCGGGGGCCGTTCCCTCCGGAATGACCGGCAGGTTCACCGCCAACGTCCCCAGGACGTCGAGGCTCAGCAGCTCCATCCCTTCCACCGCCGAGTGCGCGTACTCGGAATTGACGAGGACGAGATCCAGCTGCCCCGATTGAGCGGCGGCCAACGCCGCGTCTTCGTCGATCTTGAGAATCGTGACACGCCGGAACGGCGATTTTGTGCCGTAATAATAGGGGTTCGGTTCGAGAATCAACTGCTGATCTTTCTGGAAATCGACGACGCGCCAGGCTCCCGAACACACCGGCCGGTCGCCGTACGCTTCGTGATAAGCGTGCG
This sequence is a window from Pyramidobacter sp. YE332. Protein-coding genes within it:
- a CDS encoding ABC transporter ATP-binding protein, which gives rise to MADPILKVDDVHVFYGSIHAIKGISFEVFQGEIVTLIGANGAGKSTTLNAISGLLPRTGGVSFFGRRLAKVPPYKVVELGLAQVPEGRRVFLHMSVQENLEMGAYTRHAAGAQSLAADLEKVFALFPRLKERRRQVAGTLSGGEQQMLAMGRALMSRPKLLMLDEPSMGLAPLLVEAIFDIIGNLHANGATILLVEQNARMALSIADRGYVLETGRIVATGTGRELLDSPAIKKAYLGG
- a CDS encoding ABC transporter ATP-binding protein, with amino-acid sequence MATKLVPVPSRALVPERDAGRAPILECVNLGLTIGGLKIVENFNLTIGRTEIAGLIGPNGAGKTTVFNLLTKVYHPTTGTVLLDGQDTVGMTPAQANRLGIARTFQNIRLFKNLSVADNVKVAMTNDIHYGLFGAILRLPRYRRQELAAHRRALKLLSIFDMQGLADVKAGSLPYGAQRRLEIVRALATYPSLLLLDEPAAGMNPSETRELIDSIRRVHEMFPIAIMLIEHDMNLVMNLCEGICVLNFGRVIAKGAPADIQSDPAVIEAYLGRQKEG
- a CDS encoding branched-chain amino acid ABC transporter permease, whose protein sequence is MKRLINLKRPEARRVYGTYALVALAYVVLQTMISTRTLSSSMRGMLVPICAYMVMAVALNLVVGVLGELSLGHAGFMSVGAFTGVACAILLQDLVPFAPLRLSVSMAAGAAFAALAGFLIGIPVLRLKGDYLAIVTLAFGEIIKSVLNNFYMGVDKAGLHFSMLADTTGLLPGGRLIVGGPMGVGGIRKIATFGAGFALVMIALVVVYNLINSRMGRAFQAVRDDRIAAESVGIDVTRYKMTAFVVSAALAGAAGCLFAMNYSTIVANKFDFNTSILILVFVVLGGQGNMLGSIVAAAALTILPEKLREFRDYRMLIYAVLLIAIMLGSNNAAVRNFFARLKLFGRASKEEALHGH
- a CDS encoding branched-chain amino acid ABC transporter permease, with protein sequence MTFLNFFISGVGLGSIYAIIALGYTMVYGIAKMLNFAHGDVIMVGAYVCFYAVFRFHLPAIAGVVLAMAVCTLLGIVVEKLAYKPLRQAPSLAVLITAIGVSYFLQNTALLLWTSNPKVFPSVVGHGAVKLFGGRLSISHVTIVTIVSCLAIMTALSWFVGRTRMGKAMRACSEDKGAALLMGINVNATISLTFAIGSGLAAAAGALLCSAYPTLMPTTGSLPGIKAFTAAVFGGIGSIPGAFLGGLLLGVIEIFAKAYISTQLSDAVVFAVLIVVLLVKPAGLLGRQMQEKV
- a CDS encoding ABC transporter substrate-binding protein, translating into MKKDVFVFAFVFAASMMAGCAFGADAFKLGGTAPLTGGAAIYGNAAKNGAQIAVDEINAAGGIRFELNYEDDTHDAEKAVNAYNALKDWGMQLSLGSVTSKPCEATAAENFADRIFALTPSASAVAVTAGKDNVFQMCFVDPNQGSASAQYIAGKALARKVAVIWKNDDVYSKGIHDTFATKAAEAGLEVVSDTTFADGNDTDFSVQLADAQKSGAELVFLPMYYQHASLILAQAAAMNFAPKWFGVDGMDGILTMEGFNKDLAEGVMLLTPFNADSTDERTAAFVAEYRKRFGEVPNQFAADAYDCVYAYKQALENAKAAPDMNAEKLCELMIGQFTTMTFNGLTGGNMTWKANGEISKDPKGMIIRNGAYVGLD
- the nudC gene encoding NAD(+) diphosphatase; the encoded protein is MLDENTAVLFQGDSVLLFQGRLPGAAEAGRLPLSDSGPFGSLGPAGCVWGRVEADAKLPEGWSAVSRRSFGEQFGREDFQAMSAAWGLADWHRQARYCGCCGAKMEPAPGEQHAMKCPSCGHTLFPVICPAMIVAVERDGKLLLAMNRRNRFNRFSVLAGFLEVGESIEDAVVREVREEVNVEVDRDSIQYLYSQYWPFPRSLMLACRARWKSGELRPDGVEIGEARWFAPEEIPDNIPGTLTVAGWLIRDFLARHPRRGNAAENR
- a CDS encoding FAD-binding protein; this translates as MNYDAIIVGAGPAGIFAAQELAGAGKRVLIVDKGRLIRERICPIMAGQADRCVNCPSCAVVSGWGGAGSASDGKLTITTGYGGNLEEYVGTAELERLMKAVDDRFVADGADPHLYEPSGQNVHDTIRRAASKGIKVLPARIRHIGTDASREVLDAMYRSLRDKCDILMNTFVQDILVENGAAVGVVTSDGTEHRAADVIVAPGRDGASWLEGIVRRLKLPIASMPVDIGVRVEVPDSACEELTRDFYEVKCLYNTPTFDDRVRTFCMNPSGFVVSEFNRTHGLVTVNGHSLKNTKSHNTNFAVLVTKNFTRPFTDPIGYATHIARLANMLAGGGLLVQRLGDLRDGRRSTPDRIARGMIEQTGPAVPGDLSLVLPHRHMTDIVEFLDALNVIMPGVNQNDTLLYGVEIKLYSLRLELGNNLAVPNVKHLYMAGDGAGVSRGIIQAAASGLVAGRAVLGA
- a CDS encoding ATP-binding cassette domain-containing protein: MLEVKKISFRYGSGPWILKDVSLSVAEGERVAILGPSGYGKSTLAKVMAGYERPGSGAVLWNGAPLPARGYCPVQLVYQHPEKALNPRWKMERSLYEAGPLDGEVLNEMGIRSIWYDRWPVELSGGELQRFCVARVMRPETRLLIADEMTTMLDALNQAHIWNFVLNYAERHRMGLVAITHNPSLAERVATRIIRIPELNRVEVDRRDL
- a CDS encoding ABC transporter ATP-binding protein, whose product is MNEDKHILLDVRHLSVGFESYDARLEKVTFQAIADLSVTLSAGEILAVVGSSGSGKSLLAHAVMGILPGNARTGGEMFYRGEAMTAETKARLRGREIAFIPQSVAFLDPLMRVGPQVCGVPGRGRCAKMREAFAHFGLKPGVEKLYPFQLSGGMARRVLLSTAYVADAELIIADEPTPGLDLEIALEALKDFRVMADHGKAVLLITHDIDLALHVADAISIFYDGRVVETAAVSSFSGDGEGLKHPYSRALFRALPQNGFRLDRCAACGSSGATWDVDERGMRCGCHA
- a CDS encoding ABC transporter permease, translating into MSELACAKPARAWLNRRRKTLLMIGTGTLILSGVFVWGLLLPPESFEANYSARRLAPSLAHLFGTDNLGRDMFYRTVAGLSLSIRIGLLSAAISSVIALVLGSLSAIFGGTVDAVVNYLVDLCMGVPHLILLILISIAMGGGAAGVITGVAVTHWPNLTRLIRAEVMQIRSAQYVQVARRLGKGPLHIAVRHIVPHVFPQYVVGLILLFPHAILHEAGITFLGYGLPLDTPAMGVILSESMKYLAAGMWWPAFFPGVALLLVTQLFDGVGDYLRVLIDPHSARE